A genomic segment from Syntrophotalea acetylenivorans encodes:
- a CDS encoding macro domain-containing protein produces MEEIFGDLWDYYGTAAVGITTGGQVSRKGQCMMPRGCARQAKDRFPDLPEKLGSLIRVEGNHVFHLGNGLYSFPVENSPFEVPELSIIERSCRELVELTNQQGWSKVVLPRPGCGGGGLEWRQVRPLLERHFDKRFYIITQA; encoded by the coding sequence GTGGAGGAAATCTTTGGTGATCTGTGGGATTATTACGGTACTGCTGCCGTCGGCATAACCACGGGAGGCCAGGTGAGCAGGAAAGGGCAATGCATGATGCCCCGCGGCTGTGCCCGACAGGCCAAAGATCGCTTCCCCGATCTGCCGGAGAAGCTGGGCTCTCTCATTCGAGTCGAAGGCAATCATGTCTTTCACCTTGGCAACGGTCTGTACAGTTTCCCGGTCGAAAATAGCCCCTTCGAAGTGCCGGAGTTGAGTATCATCGAACGTTCCTGCCGAGAACTGGTCGAGCTCACGAATCAGCAGGGCTGGTCGAAGGTCGTGTTGCCCCGCCCTGGTTGCGGTGGGGGTGGCTTAGAATGGCGTCAGGTGCGGCCTTTGCTGGAACGGCACTTCGATAAGCGTTTTTATATCATCACCCAGGCTTGA
- a CDS encoding DUF5320 domain-containing protein translates to MPRGDRTGPLGRGQMTGRQLGYCAGYDEPGYGQGGFYGCGRGRGRAQGGRGVAFRRGAGFPESGMGGPIEPPVNEADQLKDRIGRLEKTLKALNQRLATLGGVTED, encoded by the coding sequence ATGCCAAGAGGAGATAGAACGGGACCGCTGGGACGCGGGCAGATGACCGGACGGCAGTTGGGGTATTGCGCCGGGTATGACGAGCCCGGCTATGGACAAGGCGGATTTTATGGATGCGGTCGTGGCCGTGGTCGCGCCCAGGGTGGCCGGGGGGTGGCATTCCGCCGCGGTGCAGGGTTTCCGGAGTCCGGGATGGGGGGGCCAATAGAGCCGCCGGTCAACGAAGCCGATCAGCTCAAGGATCGAATTGGTCGGTTGGAAAAAACGCTGAAGGCTCTCAATCAGCGCCTTGCGACTCTGGGAGGTGTGACGGAAGATTGA
- a CDS encoding class II fructose-bisphosphate aldolase, with amino-acid sequence MSKQVYYRELGLANTREMFQKAVSGGYAIPAYNFNNLEQLQAIVAACVETASPVIVQVSKGARNYANETMLRYMAMGAVKMAREMGSQIPIALHLDHGDSFELCQACIESGFSSVMIDGSHLPYDDNVALTRKVVEYAHEHDVTVEGELGVLAGIEDEVQAEHSTYTKPEEVEDFVAKTGVDSLAISIGTSHGAFKFKVKPGEEPPPLRFDILYEIEKRIPGFPIVLHGSSSVVPEYVELINQYGGKMEGAVGVSEEQLRKAAASSVCKINIDSDGRLAVTAKVREYLAQNPAEFDPRKYLGAARSELVRLIKHKNKEVLGSAGQA; translated from the coding sequence ATGAGCAAGCAAGTATATTATCGGGAGCTGGGGCTGGCCAATACTCGAGAAATGTTTCAAAAGGCGGTTAGTGGCGGTTACGCTATTCCGGCTTATAATTTCAATAATCTCGAGCAGCTTCAGGCTATCGTTGCCGCCTGCGTGGAGACCGCCTCACCGGTCATCGTGCAGGTTAGCAAGGGCGCTCGTAATTACGCTAACGAAACTATGTTGCGCTATATGGCCATGGGTGCCGTGAAGATGGCCCGTGAAATGGGCTCACAGATTCCCATCGCTCTTCACCTGGATCACGGCGACTCTTTTGAGCTGTGTCAGGCTTGTATCGAGTCGGGATTTTCGTCGGTGATGATCGATGGGTCCCACCTGCCTTACGATGACAATGTGGCCTTGACTCGCAAGGTGGTCGAATACGCCCATGAGCACGATGTGACCGTCGAGGGCGAGCTCGGTGTGCTGGCCGGTATTGAGGACGAAGTTCAGGCCGAGCATTCTACCTATACCAAGCCGGAAGAGGTCGAAGACTTCGTCGCCAAGACCGGAGTCGATTCCCTGGCTATCTCCATCGGCACCAGTCACGGGGCCTTCAAATTCAAGGTTAAGCCTGGTGAGGAGCCGCCTCCGTTGCGGTTCGACATTCTGTATGAAATCGAAAAACGCATCCCCGGCTTTCCCATTGTGCTCCACGGCTCATCCAGCGTGGTGCCCGAATATGTCGAACTGATCAACCAGTATGGCGGCAAGATGGAGGGAGCGGTCGGCGTCTCCGAAGAGCAATTGCGTAAGGCTGCGGCCAGCTCGGTGTGTAAGATCAATATCGACTCCGATGGCCGCCTGGCGGTAACCGCCAAGGTGCGCGAGTACCTGGCGCAGAATCCGGCCGAATTCGATCCCCGTAAATATCTCGGGGCCGCCCGCAGCGAGCTGGTGCGATTGATTAAGCACAAGAACAAGGAGGTTCTTGGCAGCGCCGGACAAGCCTAA
- a CDS encoding glyceraldehyde-3-phosphate dehydrogenase has product MSMDKYQKYLNDWMGQDEAAQTMLPLIGQLYRSRGVNTNVYGQSLVNKTVIDILNAHGFAQQVLGSKLSILDTFPILQAISKLDLSPSRIDIGKLTVKYRTLKDQQSIDEFVAQELADVNNGRGSLLSEPRDVVLYGFGRIGRLLARVLVEKTGSGDKLRLRGIVVRKGTDEDLMKRASLLERDSVHGPFNGVIDFDEEENAIIVNGNMIRLIYANSPESIDYTAYGINDAIVLDNTGLWRDREGLGKHLQAKGVSKVILTAPGKDDIPNIVFGINDDQVDAKETIFSAASCTTNAVVPVLKAINDRFGIESGHLETCHSYTNDQNLIDNYHKKERRGRAAALNMVITETGAAKASAKALPELAGKLTGNAIRVPVANVSLAVLNLNLQKETSVEELNGYLRDLALHSPLQNQVAYVNSPELVSSDFIGSRHASVVDSLATIVEGDRCVLYVWYDNEFGYTCQVVRLLQKIAGIELPALPA; this is encoded by the coding sequence ATGAGCATGGACAAGTACCAAAAATACCTTAACGACTGGATGGGACAGGACGAAGCCGCCCAGACGATGCTGCCTTTGATTGGCCAGCTTTATCGTAGCCGAGGCGTCAACACCAACGTCTACGGTCAGTCGCTGGTCAACAAAACGGTTATCGACATTCTTAATGCCCACGGCTTTGCTCAACAAGTTCTTGGCAGCAAGTTGTCGATTCTCGACACTTTTCCGATCCTGCAAGCCATCAGCAAGCTCGACCTGTCTCCCTCACGGATCGATATTGGCAAACTGACGGTCAAGTACCGCACCCTGAAGGACCAACAATCAATCGATGAGTTTGTTGCTCAGGAACTGGCCGACGTCAACAACGGCCGTGGCTCCCTGCTCAGCGAACCGCGAGACGTGGTCCTGTACGGATTCGGACGCATCGGCCGCCTGCTAGCCCGCGTGCTGGTAGAAAAAACCGGCAGCGGCGACAAGCTGCGGCTGCGAGGCATTGTAGTACGCAAAGGCACCGACGAGGACCTGATGAAACGCGCCAGCCTGCTGGAGCGTGATTCGGTCCACGGCCCCTTCAATGGCGTAATTGACTTTGACGAAGAAGAAAATGCGATTATCGTCAACGGCAACATGATCCGCCTGATCTATGCCAACTCTCCGGAGAGTATCGATTACACGGCCTACGGCATCAACGACGCCATCGTCCTCGACAATACCGGCCTCTGGCGCGACCGGGAAGGGCTCGGCAAGCACCTGCAGGCCAAAGGGGTATCGAAGGTCATTCTCACCGCTCCCGGCAAGGACGACATCCCCAACATCGTATTCGGCATCAACGACGACCAGGTCGACGCCAAGGAAACCATCTTCTCGGCTGCCAGCTGCACCACCAACGCGGTGGTACCGGTACTCAAAGCCATCAATGATCGGTTCGGTATCGAAAGCGGCCACCTCGAAACGTGTCACTCGTATACCAACGACCAGAACCTGATCGACAACTATCACAAAAAAGAGCGCCGCGGACGGGCTGCCGCCCTTAACATGGTTATCACCGAAACCGGTGCCGCCAAAGCATCGGCCAAAGCCTTGCCCGAACTGGCAGGCAAGCTGACGGGCAACGCTATCCGCGTGCCGGTAGCCAATGTTTCTCTAGCGGTCCTTAACCTGAACCTTCAAAAAGAAACCAGCGTCGAAGAGCTCAACGGCTACCTGCGCGATCTGGCGCTTCATTCGCCCCTGCAAAACCAGGTGGCTTATGTCAACTCGCCGGAACTGGTTTCGAGCGACTTCATCGGCTCTCGCCACGCCAGCGTCGTCGATTCACTGGCCACCATCGTCGAAGGCGACCGCTGCGTTCTCTACGTCTGGTACGATAACGAGTTCGGCTATACCTGCCAGGTCGTACGCCTCCTGCAAAAAATTGCCGGAATCGAACTACCAGCCTTGCCGGCCTGA
- the rpsU gene encoding 30S ribosomal protein S21 — MEIQVVDNNVEKAIRVLKRKLQQEGLFREMKQRKFYEKPSVKRKRKEKEAQRRLRKKMRLMKKF, encoded by the coding sequence TTGGAAATCCAAGTGGTCGACAACAATGTCGAAAAAGCCATTCGGGTACTCAAGCGTAAGTTGCAGCAGGAGGGACTGTTTCGGGAAATGAAGCAGCGCAAGTTCTACGAAAAGCCGAGTGTTAAGCGCAAGCGCAAAGAGAAGGAAGCCCAGCGCCGTTTGCGTAAAAAAATGCGGCTGATGAAGAAGTTCTAA
- a CDS encoding THUMP domain-containing class I SAM-dependent RNA methyltransferase: protein MKKHTEQLFAATAPGLEGVCATELIALGIPGVKAVPGGVEFCGGLRELYLTNLWLRTASRVVARLGEVRCRDFPTLYRKALRLPWGRYVKPGTRLQVRVTSRRSRLQHTERISDTLKEAMVKALGGVGAEENVPKQLLIVSLEDDICRLSLDSSGELLHRRGYRQDIGPAPLRETLAAGILMLLDWQGNRPLFDPMCGSGTFLVEGALLALQRPPGAQRKFAFMDWPRYRPGLWQALLLEAAKQEKNSCPMLVGADRETTVIDAARQNAKRAGVEEYLSFQPLELNQHFSPPAAPPGLALSNPPYGTRLGRGELDDTYRALGRVYRQVLPEWQRAFLCPEPRLAKRIGLPLAQAASLQNGGIRVGLFTVE, encoded by the coding sequence GTGAAAAAGCACACCGAACAATTATTCGCCGCAACGGCACCCGGTTTGGAAGGCGTTTGTGCGACCGAATTGATCGCGCTTGGTATTCCCGGCGTTAAGGCAGTTCCCGGTGGGGTTGAGTTTTGTGGTGGATTGCGGGAACTTTACCTGACCAATCTTTGGTTGCGCACCGCCAGCCGTGTTGTGGCTCGGCTGGGTGAGGTGCGCTGTCGGGATTTTCCCACTCTCTATCGGAAGGCTCTGAGGTTGCCCTGGGGACGCTATGTTAAGCCGGGAACGCGGCTGCAGGTGCGGGTGACCAGCCGTCGCTCGCGCTTACAGCATACCGAGCGCATTTCAGATACTCTCAAAGAGGCCATGGTCAAGGCTCTGGGGGGAGTTGGTGCTGAGGAAAATGTACCGAAACAGCTGTTAATTGTTTCTTTGGAGGACGATATTTGTCGATTGTCCTTGGACAGCTCTGGTGAGTTGCTTCACCGCCGTGGCTATCGTCAGGATATAGGGCCGGCGCCTTTACGTGAAACCCTGGCTGCCGGCATCCTCATGTTGCTCGACTGGCAGGGAAATCGGCCGTTATTTGATCCCATGTGTGGTTCGGGTACTTTCCTTGTAGAGGGAGCCTTGCTGGCCCTTCAACGGCCTCCCGGAGCCCAGAGAAAATTTGCATTTATGGACTGGCCCCGTTATCGCCCGGGGCTTTGGCAGGCTCTTCTGCTGGAAGCCGCTAAACAGGAGAAAAATAGTTGCCCGATGTTGGTGGGAGCCGACCGTGAAACGACCGTGATCGATGCCGCCCGGCAAAACGCCAAACGGGCCGGAGTAGAGGAATATCTGTCGTTTCAGCCGTTGGAGTTAAATCAGCATTTCTCTCCCCCGGCGGCACCGCCGGGACTGGCTCTCTCTAATCCGCCCTACGGAACTCGTCTTGGCCGGGGTGAATTGGACGATACCTATCGCGCTCTGGGGCGCGTTTATCGGCAGGTGCTGCCTGAGTGGCAACGAGCCTTTTTGTGTCCCGAACCCCGCCTGGCTAAAAGAATCGGTTTACCTCTGGCGCAGGCCGCCAGCTTGCAGAATGGCGGGATCCGTGTCGGACTGTTTACTGTGGAATAG
- a CDS encoding ATP-binding protein: MDIERLDIDWEYVVERLDRILDLGEEYLTRRLVEYQLDPGIFRNYIAFRWIQHPDNGYLAEVAHPDLADHDELFGIDRILENLQRNTEQFVHNYPANNVLLWGERGCGKSAAIKGLLKLYFQAGLRLVEVQKEDLFQLPQITHQLRDQPYRFILFCDDLSFDEGEPGYRELYSLLEGGIEEPAGNILLYATSNRHYLLPDRLSDNSDGRHPQSEEAWSEKLSLDDLFGISLGFYPMSQPVYLEIVGYLAQQRRLIISEEELHSAALSWAMERGSRSGRVARQFMDDLSGRMAMEGKIAPLSD; encoded by the coding sequence ATGGATATCGAACGATTGGACATTGACTGGGAGTATGTTGTCGAACGCCTTGACCGAATACTTGATCTCGGCGAAGAGTATCTGACGCGCCGGCTCGTGGAGTATCAGCTTGATCCGGGGATATTCCGTAATTATATCGCTTTTCGCTGGATACAGCATCCTGACAATGGCTATTTGGCTGAGGTAGCCCACCCTGATCTGGCCGACCATGATGAGCTCTTCGGCATTGATCGAATTCTGGAAAATCTACAGCGCAATACCGAACAATTTGTCCACAACTATCCGGCTAACAACGTACTTCTGTGGGGCGAACGGGGTTGCGGCAAATCGGCGGCCATCAAAGGCCTGCTTAAACTCTATTTTCAAGCCGGATTGCGCCTGGTCGAGGTGCAGAAGGAAGACCTGTTCCAACTTCCGCAAATAACTCATCAGCTACGAGACCAACCCTACCGCTTTATCCTGTTTTGCGATGACCTTTCCTTTGACGAAGGGGAACCGGGCTACCGAGAACTCTATTCTTTACTTGAGGGTGGCATCGAAGAACCTGCCGGCAATATCCTGCTCTACGCCACCAGCAATCGACACTACCTGCTGCCAGATCGTTTAAGCGACAACTCCGATGGTCGACACCCCCAATCCGAAGAGGCCTGGTCGGAAAAACTTTCCCTGGACGACCTCTTCGGGATCAGTCTCGGGTTTTATCCCATGAGCCAACCGGTCTACCTGGAAATCGTCGGCTACCTGGCCCAGCAGCGCCGCTTGATCATCTCCGAAGAGGAACTTCATAGCGCGGCCCTGAGTTGGGCAATGGAGCGAGGCAGTCGCTCCGGCCGCGTAGCTCGGCAATTCATGGACGACCTCAGCGGCCGAATGGCGATGGAGGGCAAAATTGCCCCTCTTTCAGACTGA
- a CDS encoding PilZ domain-containing protein, whose protein sequence is MYSRYFTPGQRLQVQTLYEDNLPARREAMNVLFTNYELGYFDVAIPHSWPVKEGLPFPEGSPLEIVSERYGLWLKSSASFHSQPSDKVIRLRMNDDLCIFRHSPQQRVETQIGLCYSARRGDLPTFHRQWRQQIKKLSTTATALTAPSFSRGQVNLSASGIRMPLQTAVEKNDLCLLMLSLDDASDPICTLTEVIWTAPQEEGQGITTGMQFLNILQKDQQRIEQFVNRNLPRKTKGPAVADR, encoded by the coding sequence ATGTACAGCCGCTATTTTACCCCAGGTCAAAGACTGCAGGTTCAAACCTTGTATGAGGACAACCTCCCGGCTCGTCGCGAAGCGATGAACGTCCTGTTCACCAATTACGAGCTCGGATATTTCGATGTCGCCATCCCCCATAGCTGGCCCGTCAAGGAAGGGCTCCCCTTTCCGGAAGGAAGTCCCCTGGAGATCGTTTCGGAACGATACGGCCTTTGGCTCAAATCGTCGGCCTCATTTCACAGCCAGCCCTCCGACAAAGTGATTAGACTGCGCATGAACGACGACCTATGCATCTTTCGTCATAGTCCGCAACAACGAGTTGAAACGCAAATTGGTCTGTGTTATAGCGCTCGCAGAGGGGATTTGCCGACTTTTCATCGACAATGGCGGCAACAGATCAAAAAACTGTCCACCACGGCTACGGCCCTGACAGCGCCCTCTTTTAGCCGGGGCCAGGTGAACCTCAGCGCCAGCGGGATTCGTATGCCGCTCCAGACAGCCGTGGAAAAGAACGACCTCTGCCTTTTGATGCTGTCCCTGGACGATGCGAGTGATCCGATCTGCACCCTGACAGAGGTCATCTGGACAGCGCCACAGGAAGAAGGGCAAGGCATCACTACCGGCATGCAGTTTCTCAACATTCTGCAAAAGGACCAACAGCGAATCGAGCAGTTCGTTAACCGAAACCTGCCGCGTAAAACCAAAGGCCCCGCCGTGGCTGACCGCTAA
- the aat gene encoding leucyl/phenylalanyl-tRNA--protein transferase: MTIYRLTEQLVFPNPELADPEGLLAVGGDLSPHRLLLAYSLGIFPWFNEGEPPLWWCPDPRCVLFPSELKVSRSLGKLLRRNPFHITSNRSFAQVIDSCAALRQENGGTWITDEMRTAYCRLHEAGYAHSVEAWLDGNLVGGLYGVCLGRCFFGESMFFRVSNASKIAFATLVQHLRERGFVLVDCQLPSDHLASLGARTIPRSEFLQHLVEGDVAPGRPVSGPFPASFDG, encoded by the coding sequence ATGACGATCTATCGTCTCACTGAGCAGCTCGTATTTCCCAATCCGGAATTGGCTGATCCTGAAGGTTTGCTGGCGGTGGGGGGGGACCTCTCCCCCCACCGCTTATTGTTGGCTTATTCCCTTGGTATCTTCCCTTGGTTCAACGAAGGTGAACCGCCTCTCTGGTGGTGTCCCGATCCCCGTTGCGTGTTGTTTCCAAGTGAATTGAAGGTCAGTCGTAGTCTTGGTAAGCTTTTGCGCCGCAATCCCTTCCATATAACGAGTAACCGCTCTTTTGCACAAGTCATCGATAGCTGCGCGGCCTTGCGCCAGGAGAATGGCGGTACCTGGATAACCGATGAGATGCGAACGGCTTACTGTCGGCTGCATGAAGCCGGTTATGCCCATTCGGTGGAAGCCTGGCTGGACGGCAATTTGGTCGGGGGGCTTTACGGTGTCTGTCTGGGCCGCTGTTTTTTCGGTGAGTCCATGTTCTTTCGGGTCTCCAATGCGTCAAAGATCGCCTTTGCAACCCTTGTTCAGCATCTTCGGGAGCGGGGTTTCGTTCTGGTTGACTGTCAACTTCCCTCCGACCACCTCGCTTCTCTTGGCGCCCGCACTATTCCTCGCAGCGAGTTTCTGCAGCACCTTGTGGAAGGTGATGTGGCTCCCGGCCGGCCTGTTTCCGGGCCTTTTCCAGCAAGTTTTGACGGTTAG
- the clpA gene encoding ATP-dependent Clp protease ATP-binding subunit ClpA — translation MFTQEVQIAFSLAVREAQKRHHEYLTTEHVLYALLFEEHGQEIIEACGGDPEGLKTLLEDFFTGHLESLPGGKEIVPEQTVGLQRVLQRAVLHLHSAGKKEISVGDVLASLLEEEQSHAVQLLEQQGVSRLDVLSYISHGVSKVPRQEGGKPFPDGGKRPSKEGQSEAENDPLAAYTVDFLQRAMEGRIDPLIGREKELQRTVQVLCRRRKNNPIYVGEPGVGKTAMAEGLALMIYEERVPKVLRGVHIYLLDMGALLAGTKFRGDFEERLKAVLKALEDRTDAILFIDEIHTIVGAGATSGGSLDASNLLKPVLASGALRCIGSTTYEEYKNLFDKDRALSRRFQKIDVIEPTIDETVAILAGLREHYESHHQVTYTDEALRAAAELATRHINYRHLPDKAIDVIDEAGAACRLTDKTGHTIGVPEVEKVVASIARIPERTVSSSDRKRLKYLDRDLKKQVFGQEEAIDLLCRSVLRARAGLSHPEKPTGSFLFTGPTGVGKTEVAKQLAQQLGVEFLRFDMSEYMEKHSVARLIGAPPGYVGFEQGGLLTESVVKHPYAVLLLDEIEKAHPDLFNILLQVMDHGHLTDNNGKKADFRNVVLIMTSNAGARDLTAKSIGFGGGSPGSATQAVERAFSPEFRNRLDAIVPFMSLGEETMLRIVDKFVNELRQRLEDRNVTLKMSPAARSLMARRGYDPIYGARPLARLIQNEISDVIAHEVLFGELADGGTVKIGCRQDRLTFRYQ, via the coding sequence ATGTTCACTCAGGAAGTCCAGATTGCCTTTTCCCTTGCGGTACGGGAGGCGCAGAAGCGCCATCATGAATACCTGACCACGGAACACGTCCTCTATGCTTTGCTCTTTGAAGAGCATGGCCAGGAGATTATCGAGGCATGTGGTGGCGACCCGGAAGGGTTAAAAACCCTGCTGGAGGATTTTTTTACCGGCCATCTTGAGAGCCTGCCCGGAGGTAAGGAAATTGTGCCCGAGCAGACCGTTGGACTGCAGCGGGTTTTGCAGCGGGCGGTACTGCATCTTCATTCGGCGGGGAAAAAGGAGATTTCCGTTGGCGACGTGTTGGCTTCCCTGCTTGAAGAGGAGCAATCCCATGCCGTGCAGTTGCTGGAGCAGCAGGGAGTCTCGCGGCTTGATGTGCTCAGCTATATCAGTCACGGGGTCAGCAAGGTGCCGAGACAGGAAGGGGGCAAGCCCTTTCCCGATGGTGGAAAACGACCATCCAAGGAAGGGCAGAGCGAGGCGGAAAACGATCCCCTGGCAGCTTATACCGTCGACTTTTTGCAGCGCGCCATGGAAGGCCGTATCGATCCCCTGATCGGCCGGGAAAAGGAATTGCAGCGCACTGTGCAGGTGCTCTGCCGTCGTCGTAAGAACAATCCTATCTATGTCGGTGAGCCGGGGGTCGGTAAAACGGCCATGGCTGAAGGTCTGGCATTGATGATTTACGAGGAGCGGGTGCCCAAGGTTTTACGGGGGGTGCATATTTATCTTCTCGACATGGGGGCGCTGCTGGCCGGTACCAAGTTCCGGGGCGATTTCGAGGAACGCCTCAAGGCGGTGCTTAAGGCCCTTGAAGATCGTACCGATGCCATTTTGTTTATCGATGAGATTCATACCATTGTAGGCGCCGGTGCTACCAGCGGCGGTTCCCTTGATGCGTCCAATCTCCTGAAGCCCGTTCTGGCTTCCGGTGCTCTGCGTTGTATCGGTTCTACCACTTATGAAGAATACAAGAACCTGTTTGACAAGGACCGGGCTCTATCGCGGCGGTTTCAGAAGATAGACGTGATCGAGCCGACCATCGACGAGACGGTAGCAATTCTGGCCGGTCTGCGTGAGCACTACGAAAGCCACCATCAGGTGACCTACACCGATGAAGCTTTGCGGGCGGCGGCGGAACTCGCTACCCGTCATATTAATTATCGTCATCTGCCGGACAAGGCCATCGATGTCATCGATGAAGCCGGCGCTGCCTGTCGTCTGACGGATAAGACCGGGCATACCATCGGTGTTCCCGAGGTGGAGAAGGTGGTGGCTTCTATCGCCCGGATTCCCGAGCGGACTGTTTCCAGTTCCGACCGCAAGCGGCTCAAGTATCTCGATCGTGATCTGAAAAAGCAGGTCTTCGGTCAGGAAGAGGCGATTGATTTGCTCTGCAGGTCCGTACTGCGAGCCCGCGCCGGTCTCAGCCATCCGGAGAAGCCGACCGGGTCGTTCCTGTTTACCGGGCCGACGGGGGTCGGTAAAACCGAAGTGGCCAAGCAGTTGGCTCAGCAGCTGGGGGTTGAGTTCTTGCGCTTTGATATGAGCGAGTACATGGAGAAACATTCCGTTGCTCGCCTGATCGGTGCCCCTCCCGGTTATGTGGGGTTCGAGCAGGGCGGCCTGTTGACCGAAAGTGTTGTTAAGCATCCCTATGCGGTGTTGCTGCTTGATGAAATCGAAAAGGCTCACCCCGACCTGTTCAACATTCTATTGCAGGTCATGGATCACGGTCACCTCACCGATAATAACGGTAAGAAGGCGGATTTTCGCAACGTCGTGCTGATTATGACCAGCAACGCCGGGGCCCGGGACCTGACCGCCAAGTCCATCGGTTTTGGCGGTGGTTCTCCGGGCAGCGCTACCCAAGCGGTGGAGCGGGCCTTTTCGCCGGAATTTCGTAACCGCCTGGATGCTATCGTGCCCTTCATGTCCCTTGGTGAAGAAACGATGCTGCGTATCGTCGATAAGTTTGTTAACGAACTGCGTCAGCGCCTTGAGGATCGAAACGTGACCCTTAAAATGTCCCCTGCGGCACGTTCTTTAATGGCCCGTCGTGGGTACGATCCGATCTACGGTGCTCGGCCCTTGGCGCGGCTGATTCAGAACGAGATCAGCGACGTCATAGCCCACGAAGTTCTGTTCGGAGAGTTGGCCGACGGTGGTACGGTTAAGATCGGTTGCCGTCAGGATCGCCTGACCTTCCGATACCAATGA
- a CDS encoding ATP-dependent Clp protease adaptor ClpS, whose amino-acid sequence MQVEKQCRSKNELPSMYKVLMHNDDYTTMEFVVSLLETVFHLSPAEAHRIMLNIHTQGVGVCGTYPYEIAETKVARVHCMAQQSGYPLKCSLERA is encoded by the coding sequence ATGCAGGTTGAAAAACAGTGCCGCAGCAAAAACGAGCTGCCCTCGATGTACAAGGTGCTGATGCATAATGACGATTATACCACCATGGAATTTGTGGTCAGTCTCTTGGAGACGGTTTTTCACCTGTCGCCCGCGGAAGCTCATCGTATCATGCTGAATATTCACACTCAGGGGGTCGGCGTTTGTGGCACTTATCCCTATGAAATTGCCGAGACCAAGGTAGCCCGGGTGCATTGTATGGCCCAGCAGTCCGGCTATCCCCTGAAATGCAGCCTTGAGAGGGCCTGA
- the hflK gene encoding FtsH protease activity modulator HflK yields the protein MADRLKKGGGGKIIAIGITLLLIFAATSSFYKVDTEETGVLLRFGRFNNFAEPGLHIKVPFGIDRVYKAKTGRVEKEEFGFRTVKAGVRTTYTKRALEGESLTLTGDLNVSDVEWIVQYQIADPFKFLFRIRDPLATIRDIAEAVARKVVGNSNVTEVLTIERANLASAIEHDLQQILNSYDIGVRIVTVKFQDVNPPGPVKAAFNEVNEAEQQKETLIFQAREQFNREVPKARGVARRTIQEAEGYAVERINKARGETSRYLALLKEYRKAPAVTRQRIYLETLEQVLPNLAEIYIMDGKGTSALPLLPLRAQGQGGKQ from the coding sequence TTGGCCGACCGGCTAAAAAAAGGTGGTGGAGGCAAGATTATCGCCATTGGCATAACTCTGCTGTTGATTTTCGCTGCCACCAGTAGTTTTTACAAAGTGGATACCGAAGAGACCGGCGTGCTGCTTCGTTTCGGTCGCTTCAACAACTTTGCCGAACCGGGCCTGCATATAAAAGTCCCCTTCGGTATCGACCGAGTCTACAAAGCCAAGACCGGCCGCGTCGAAAAAGAAGAGTTCGGTTTTCGCACCGTCAAGGCCGGGGTTCGCACCACCTATACCAAACGGGCTTTGGAAGGCGAATCGTTGACCCTGACCGGCGACCTCAACGTCAGCGACGTGGAGTGGATCGTTCAGTATCAGATTGCCGACCCTTTTAAGTTTTTATTCCGCATTCGCGATCCCCTGGCTACCATCCGCGACATTGCCGAAGCTGTGGCCCGAAAAGTGGTAGGCAACTCCAACGTCACTGAAGTATTAACTATCGAGCGTGCGAATCTGGCGTCGGCCATCGAACATGACCTGCAGCAGATTCTCAACAGCTACGACATCGGCGTGCGTATCGTCACCGTTAAATTTCAGGACGTCAACCCACCAGGCCCGGTTAAGGCGGCTTTCAACGAGGTCAATGAAGCCGAGCAACAAAAGGAAACCCTTATCTTCCAGGCCCGCGAACAGTTTAATCGCGAAGTCCCCAAAGCCCGCGGTGTCGCCCGTCGAACCATCCAGGAAGCCGAAGGCTACGCTGTCGAACGAATTAACAAGGCCCGCGGTGAAACCAGTCGCTACCTGGCTCTGCTCAAAGAATACCGCAAGGCGCCGGCAGTCACCCGCCAGCGCATTTACCTCGAAACCCTGGAGCAGGTTCTTCCGAACCTGGCCGAAATCTACATCATGGACGGCAAAGGCACCAGCGCCCTGCCACTGCTGCCATTACGCGCCCAGGGGCAAGGAGGTAAACAATGA